In Dromaius novaehollandiae isolate bDroNov1 chromosome 4, bDroNov1.hap1, whole genome shotgun sequence, a single genomic region encodes these proteins:
- the LOC135328179 gene encoding maestro heat-like repeat-containing protein family member 2B, translating to MFLAQGEPGSRAWGQPQAAPGCSSPGCTEPAPPASPAGPCSGWGDVCPTRGPSLRLLERCKPSVAFLPGFFTWVGAQSGPARGEDGGKAAGSVPVAIATFATVVTSLLNRLQDAEGSRAETYRELESVLWGDESHLQSSEVDRVIAVALEDLRAAQGGTASVRTAASDILVALARSHLCDVVSALQGHLKALEETSEEFVLITLRNLATRYALQCVPFAATTLSALRGVLSEVGSGRMLESMGKNSQNLQACAEGQAFGKGEAGAAAGSGGRERGCAEEEVWCWGGRGEKQGSVAIQVSQTMAQRVPEGRSPCNLCPGEPGLGLKQARGPVQGLHQSETLVRSCFPSCAAVLEQWCSGISMYFREGEKGAFPRLGPAQLCAHVYPLFCYVSRKRRCCEEEEVKQAVLRAMGAMMGVLLHVEEHREHAWEHLLWLLHQYREVWDPFGVTVSLGYFLGAVADIQTRVPRARHLAIATAVHQQLCDEMEPPSPEHRAELCRCMVLQARICPEETIEFLYYKLRNGSKADRVAAVAVLQALVRSDAPDTREKLPLFAKLVQSMCHDPAAQVRRAVLHFIGELLRSSALGCSAWDVVGHLFSEFSRASGRLAMGNLSMVEAREERAVQSLCAHVLGTLDVSAGAVAKLLWPKLLWYVVPAKYTGMMVPLCRCLRSLAERRDRAEQEQEEAAPEALESEEPAALPAPQALLARLLVVAAVAPHAGGGRGAAALQLLQALPSTIHGAVGAKWAADIPLLLQHLAGTTASSLDVAEWESLLLKFLQTSLELIASEAWTVGLSQELSRQLGSSPRLSWEKRFLYKALGTALAACGCLHHVQEQTLEHLKAANFLELWQAQGMVSVVSRCAESHFQLALSLVKEFTGTLKRKKSKARRTRATRAALLVMYGRMALRAPREQLLARVERDVVANVLQLYREGCQDAQLKLSLVQSVTEISLAIQAAGAGPRFELCCKRELLQTLLEVIQEEPQESPVHPRALVAMQQLSKLKPRLSREENRHLLALCCQGIVCLRRPEQMDRRGQTAVAASCSPGVQAPSLRALGQLMGALLWAELAPIHFEDMVQVLRRWLTSAHACERERALQVCVQVLGSYEERCEHRRGRACEWFGSLAGLLGPLTCDTSAASRWWAVTCLGHLLRTGAENTDVAPWTNEIGRLRERLSAVTSESLLATSTNIAKLVCKYFPRGQASGFMSSIVESLLCTRPMCAWAAERWTLTFLGDCGEQIFQEEVPKLVHLLYTCLRSTRQSARRCFVLRAVFLLAHSHPQPVLNSLLQACPPTDSDTVEVWRSLGRSVLGCQILVCLTEKLRAAGKSSHRSECCTRELGSSQAALEPRTITHALCEVVSVLQRKTLVQRLLPYLLPGLLRQVSETLGEELALSVGDLESADMPGSLFVAALELVLARCLDSRWLRLLREQGAWASLAEPRAHSTGVCLLASMLLRAELVPQRLLQSLFPWLDSPSANLRLTATAFFAELMKDKLVEERKLLKPLLEALGERARDPVSTVRQMAVRGLGNAASRAPAKLRRHGAAVVSVLLRGLEDAASTEVAAESLLVLAKVLGLLEARAVGSAFEEITRASRAFWGAEEEVLRCSAFVLYGTLASSASGRRSFFSREVEAAFPSLVLHLGDPAPAVCSACKVSLHL from the exons ATGTTCTTGGCACAGGGAGAGCCAGGGTCACGCGCTTGGGGCCAGCCCCAAGCTGCCCCgggctgctcttccccaggctgcacaGAGCCGGCTCCACCGGCCTCTCCTGCGGGCCCATGCTCCGGCTGGGGAGACGTTTGCCCGACTCGGGGCCCGTCCCTGCGGCTGCTGGAGCGATGCAAACCCTCGGTTGCTTTCCTTCCAGGTTTCTTCACTTGGGTAGGTGCCCAGTCGGGACCTGCGCGTGGCGAGGACGGCGGCAAGGCGGCCGGGTCTGTCCCTGTGGCCATCGCTACCTTTGCCACCGTGGTGACTTCTCTGTTGAACCGGCTGCAAGACGCcgag ggcagcagagcgGAGACCTACCGCGAGCTGGAGAGCGTCTTGTGGGGCGACGAGAGCCATCTGCAGAGCTCTGAGGTGGACAGAGTGATAGCAGTGGCGTTGGAGGACCTGCgagcggcccag gGTGGGACGGCCTCCGTGAGGACGGCGGCTAGTGATATCCTGGTGGCGCTGGCCCGCTCCCACTTGTGCGACGTGGTGTCGGCGCTGCAGGGCCACCTGAAGGCCCTGGAGGAGACGTCGGAGGAGTTTGTCCTCATCACCCTGCGCAACCTCGCCACACGCTACG ccctgcagtgcgTGCCCTTTGCGGCAACGACACTGTCAGCCCTGCGCGGCGTGCTGAGCGAGGTGGGGAGCGGCCGGATGCT GGAGAGCATGGGAAAGAACAGCCAAAACCTCCAAGCGTGTGCTGAGGGGCAGGcgtttgggaagggggaggccggggctgcagcgggcagtgGTGGAAGGGAGCGAGGCTGTGCGGAGGAGGAGGTGTGGTGCTGGGGCggaagaggggagaaacaagGCAGCGTTGCCATCCAGGTGTCTCAGACCATGGCACAACGCGTCCCTGAAGGCAGATCTCCTTGCAACCTGTGCCCTGGCGAGCCTGGCCTGGGCTTAAAGCAGGCCCGggggccagtgcaaggtcttcACCAGTCAGAGACTTTGGTGCGATCCTGTTTCCCttcttgtgctgcagttctgGAGCAGTGGTGCAGCGGCATAAGCATGTACTTCCGCGAGGGGGAGAAAGGTGCCTTCCCTCGCCTGGggcctgcccagctctgtgcccacgTTTACCCGCTCTTCTGCTACGTGAGCAGAAAGCGGCGGTGctgcgaggaggaagag GTCAAGCAGGCTGTGCTCAGGGCGATGGGTGCCATGATGGGTGTCCTCCTGCACGTGGAGGAGCACCGTGAGCACGcctgggagcatctcctctggctgctgcaccAGTATCGGGAAGTCTGGGACCCCTTTGGGGTGACCGTG AGTCTCGGCTATttcctgggggctgtggcagacATTCAGACCCGCGTGCCCCGGGCCAGGCATCTGGCCATCGCCACTGCTGTGCACCAGCAG ctctgcgATGAGATGGAGCCGCCcagcccagagcacagagcagagctgtgccgctgcatggtgctgcagg cccgaATTTGCCCGGAGGAGACCATCGAGTTCCTCTACTACAAGCTGAGGAACGGGAGCAAGGCCGATCGCGTGGCAGCCGTGGCAGTGCTGCAAGCTCTGGTCCGCTCTGACG CCCCGGACACGAGGGAGAAGCTGCCCCTCTTTGCGAAGCTGGTGCAGTCCATGTGCCATGACCCCGCGGCCCAG gtgaggagggcagtgctgcatttcaTTGGGGAGCTGCTGCGCTCCAGTGCCCTGGGCTGCTCGGCGTGGGACGTGGTGGGGCACCTCTTCAGCGAGTTCAGCCGGGCCTCGGGCAGACTG GCAATGGGAAACCTTAGCATGGTGGAAGCGCGGGAAGAAAGGGCTGTTCAGAGCCTGTGCGCCCACGTGCTGGGCACGCTGGATGTCTCTGCTGGAGCGGTGGCCAAA ctcctgtggccgaaGCTGCTGTGGTACGTGGTGCCAGCCAAGTACACGGGCATGATGGTCCCGCTCTGCCGCTGCCTGCGCAGCCTGGCCGAGAGAcgggacagggcagagcaggagcaagaggaggcAGCGCCTGAGGCCCTGGAGTCTGaggagccag ccgctctgccagctccccaggccctgctggctcgcctgctg gTGGTGGCGGCAGTGGCTCCACACGCGGGCGGTGGCCGTGGAGCcgcggccctgcagctgctgcaggcgctcCCCAGCACGATCCACGGAGCCGTGGGGGCGAAGTGGGCCGCAGACatccccctgctgctgcagcacctggcag GAACAACAGCGAGCTCCCTGGACGTGGCCGAGTGGGAGAGCcttctgctgaag TTCCTGCAAACCTCTCTGGAGCTCATTGCGAGCGAGGCCTGGACCGTGGgcctgagccaggagctgagccggcagctgggcagctctccccgcctGTCCTGGGAGAAG cggttcctgtacaaggctctcggcacggccctggcagcttgtgggtgtctccaccacgtgcaggagcagaccttggagcacctgaaagcagccaacttcctggagctgtggcaggcgCAG ggcatggtttcagttgtgtcccgctgtgccgagagccacttccagctGGCCTTGTCCTTGGTGAAGGAGTTCACGGGGACTTTGAAACGCAAGAAG AGCAAGGCAAGAAGGACCCGCGCTACTCGCGCTGCGCTGCTGGTGATGTACGGCCGGATGGCGCTGCGcgcccccagggagcagctgctcgcCCGTGTCGAGAGAGACGTGGTGGCGAATGTCCTGCAGCTCTACCgagagggctgccag gatgcgcagctgaagctctccctggtgcagagcgtcactgagatcagccttgccatccaggctgcaggcgccggccccaggtttgagctctgctgcaagcgggagctgctgcagaccctgctg gaggtgattcaggaagagccccaggagtccccggtgcacccccgggccctcgtggccatgcagcagttgag caagctgaagccccgtctgagcagggaggaaaaccgccacctcctggctctgtgctgccagggcATCGTGTGCCTTCGTCGCCCCGAGCAGATGGACAGGAGAGGGCAGACGGCGGTGGCTGCTTCATGCTCACCG GGTGTGCAGGCGCCGTCCCTGCGAGCGCTGGGCCAGCTCATGGGAGCCcttctctgggcagagctggcccccaTCCACTTCGAGGACATGGTGCAG GTCCTGCGGCGCTGGCTCACCTCGGCCCACGCATgcgagcgggagagggccctgcaggtgtgcgtgcAGGTGCTGGGCTCTTATGAAGAGAGATGCGAGCACAGG CGAGGCCGTGCCTGCGAGTGGTTCGGCTCCCTGGCGGGACTGCTGGGGCCTCTGACGTGCGACACGTCGGCCGCGTCCCGCTGGTGGGCAGTGACCTGCCTCGGCCACCTGCTCCGaacaggag ccgagAACACAGACGTGGCGCCCTGGACCAACGAGATCGGGCGCCTGCGTGAGAGGCTCAGTGCCGTCACCTCTGAGTCTCTGCTGGCCACCTCCACCAACATCGCGAAG ctcgtttgcaaatatttcccccgaggccaggcctcaggcttcatgagcagcattgtggagagcctgctgtgcaccaggccCATGTGCGCGTGGGCCGCTGAGCGGTGGACGCTCACCTTCCTGGGGGATTGCGGAGAGCAAATAttccaggaggag GTGCCCAAACTCGTGCACCTCCTTTACACCTGCCTGCGGAGCACCCGGCAGAGCGCTCGCAGGTGCTTTGTGCTGCGGGCCGTGTTCCTCCTGGCCCACTCTCACCCACAGCCGGTGCTCAACAGCCTCCTCCAGGCGTGCCCGCCCACAGACAG CGACACGGTGGAGGTGtggaggagcctggggagaagcgtcctggggtgccaaatcctggtgtgcttaactgaaaagttaagggcagcgggaaagagcagccacaggagcgaGTGCTGCActcgggagctgggcagcagccaggctgccctggagcctcgcACG atcacccacgccctctgcgaggtggtgtcagtgctgcagaggaagacactgGTCCAGCGCCTGCTTCCCTACCTGCTTCCCGGCCTTCTGAGGCAGGTCAGCGAGACGCTGGGGGAGGAGCTGGCACTGTCCGTTGGGGACCTGGAGAGCGCTGACATGCCGGGCAG cctttttgtggcggcattggagctggtgctggcgaggtgcctggacagtcggtggctgcggctgctccgggagcagggagcgtgggcgtccctggcagagccccgggctcacagcaccggcgtgtgtctcctggcgag catgctgctccgcgcagagctcgtcccacagcgcctgctgcagagcctcttcccctggctggatTCGCCCTCCGCCAACCTGCGGCTCACGGCCACAGCTTTCTTTGCcgag ctgatgaaggacaagctagtggaggagaggaagctgctgaagccGCTCCTAGAGGCCTTGGGGGAGAGAGCGCGCGACCCCGtcagcaccgtgcggcagatggccGTGAGAGGTCTGGGCAACGCAGCCAGCAGAGCACCCGCGAAG ctgcggaggcacggggcggccgtggtgtcggtgctgctcagaggcctggaggacgcggccagcacagaggtggctgccgagagcctgctggtgctggcgaaggtgctggggctgctggaggcgaggGCCGTGGGCTCTGCCTTTGAAGAGATCACCAGGGCCAGCCGGGCGTTCTGGGGGGCG gaggaagaggtgctgcgCTGCTCGGCCTTCGTCCTCTATGGcaccctggcctcctctgcttcAGGGAGGAGGTcgtttttcagcagagaggtggaggcggcatttcccagcctggtgctgcacctCGGGGACCCGGCCCCAGCCGTCTGCAGC GCGTGCAAGGTCTCCCTGCACCTG